GCGGGATCGACGGCCCGCGTCGCCCGCGCCAGCGCGTCGGCCACTGCGGCGTCGCGCTCGGCGAGATTGGCGAGCGCGCCATGCGCCTTCACATAAGTGACGCGGGCGCCGGCAAGCGCCGCGACGGCCTGCGCCGCGCCGATCTGATAGGCGACGGCGCGCTCGATTTCCCTAGGGGTCATCGCCATGGGCCGGCGCCCGAAGCCCGCGAGATCCGGGAAGCCGACATGGGCGCCAAGCGCGACGCCCTGCTCCCGCGCGCGCGTGAAGGTGGCGGCCATGATGTCGGGATCGCCGGCGTGAAAGCCGCAGGCGACATTCGCGCTGGTGACAAGGCCGAGCATCGCCGCGTCGTCGCCCATGCGCCAGGGGCCGAAGCCTTCGCCGAGATCGGCGTTGAGATCGATTCGTCGGGCTTTTGTCATTCTCCCTATCCTAGCGCAGCGCGTGTGGCCGCGACAGCGCGGGGGCAAGGGCAATGGCGATGGCAAGGACTGGTCGGGCCGCTGGCGCGCGCTAAGTTGACGGCTGTAGGCTTCTCGCGGAGAGCGTCATGTTCGGCGTGGGTCTGGTGCTTCTCTATTTTCTCCTCGCGCTCGTCGCCGCCGCGCTGATCATGCAGCCGGATCAGTATGCGGTGAGCCGCTCGGCGGGAATCAACGCCGATGTCGCCCGCGTCTTCGCTTTGGCGCGCGACCCTGCGCATTGGGCGCCGCTCGGCGCGGCCTCGGTCGTCGAGAGTTCGCTGGACGAGCGCATTGTGCTCAGGCTTGGCCCGACCACGCTCGCAACGGTCTTCCTGCGCCCGGAGGGCGCCGGGACGGTCGTCGAATGCGTCGTAACCGGCCGCAACAGCCTTGTCGACAAGGCGCGGGCCTTTCTCGGCCATCGCGAGAAGACGCTGGGGCCGAAAATGGAAAAGGCGCTCGCCGGACTCGCGGCGAGCGCCTGAAGAGACGGCAGGAGCCGCCCGCTCGTGAGCCTCTACTTCAGAACCGTCTTCAGCTCCGCGACAATGGCGTCGCCCATCTGGCTCGTGGAGATCGAGGACGGCGCGTCGCCCTTGATGTCGATGGTGCGCAGGCCCTTGCCGAGCACGCCGGCGATCGCCTGATCGATGGCGTCGGCCGCCTTGGCGTTGTCGAAGGA
The DNA window shown above is from Methylocystis echinoides and carries:
- a CDS encoding LamB/YcsF family protein, giving the protein MTKARRIDLNADLGEGFGPWRMGDDAAMLGLVTSANVACGFHAGDPDIMAATFTRAREQGVALGAHVGFPDLAGFGRRPMAMTPREIERAVAYQIGAAQAVAALAGARVTYVKAHGALANLAERDAAVADALARATRAVDPALILLAIALSQQVLAGERAGLAVAHEIFADRAYVDDGRLQPRSEPGAVITDAGVAIARVREMLAEGALITVTGKRLKTPIDSVCVHGDTAHAVDMARALRAGLEAEGYALSAFAGA